One Microbacterium sp. No. 7 genomic window carries:
- the thrC gene encoding threonine synthase: protein MQYISTRGGMTPQPFSETLLEGLAPDGGLAVPERMPRVDAATLESWRGLSYPELATEVLGLFATDIPRGDLARMTAAAYAGFPEPVVPLRPIGGGITLVGLSEGPTLAFKDMAMQFLGQVLEYVLEKKDSVLNILGATSGDTGSAAEHALRGKERVAVFMLSPQGRMSPFQRAQMYSLHDENVHNIAVEGVFDDCQNLVKELAGDLDFKRAQHLGAVNSINLARITAQTVYYFWAWLRATDALESPQGFEVSFTVPSGNFGNILSGLFAKGIGVPIRRLVLAANENNVLDEFFRTGVYRPRSAAETLATSSPSMDISKASNLERFIFELLGRDPQRVVAAWRDLDEQGFFDLSAEQPRFTGEFGILSGTSTHADRLATIRSVHEASGELIDPHTADGVKVAREHLEEGVPMLVLETAKPEKFSETITEATGLRVALGDDLAAMLDAPQRVTEMADDAAALRAFIEARALR from the coding sequence GTGCAGTACATCTCCACCCGTGGCGGCATGACGCCGCAGCCCTTCAGCGAAACGCTCCTCGAAGGGCTCGCGCCCGACGGCGGTCTCGCCGTGCCCGAGCGGATGCCGCGCGTCGACGCCGCGACGCTCGAGTCGTGGCGGGGGCTGAGCTATCCCGAGCTGGCCACCGAGGTGCTCGGGCTGTTCGCCACCGACATCCCGCGGGGCGACCTCGCCCGCATGACGGCCGCGGCCTACGCGGGCTTCCCCGAGCCGGTCGTGCCGCTGCGCCCCATCGGCGGCGGCATCACGCTCGTCGGCCTGTCGGAGGGCCCGACGCTCGCCTTCAAGGACATGGCGATGCAGTTCCTCGGCCAGGTTCTCGAGTACGTGCTCGAGAAGAAGGACAGCGTGCTGAACATCCTCGGCGCGACGTCGGGCGACACGGGGTCGGCGGCCGAGCACGCGCTGCGCGGCAAGGAGCGCGTCGCCGTCTTCATGCTCTCGCCGCAGGGACGGATGAGCCCGTTCCAGCGCGCGCAGATGTACTCGCTGCACGACGAGAACGTGCACAACATCGCCGTCGAGGGCGTGTTCGACGACTGCCAGAACCTCGTCAAGGAGCTCGCCGGCGACCTCGACTTCAAGCGCGCGCAGCACCTCGGCGCGGTCAACTCGATCAACCTCGCCCGCATCACGGCGCAGACCGTCTACTACTTCTGGGCGTGGCTGCGCGCGACCGACGCGCTCGAGTCGCCGCAGGGCTTCGAGGTGTCGTTCACGGTGCCGTCGGGCAACTTCGGCAACATCCTCTCGGGGCTGTTCGCGAAGGGCATCGGCGTGCCGATCCGCCGTCTCGTGCTGGCCGCCAACGAGAACAACGTGCTCGACGAGTTCTTCCGCACGGGCGTCTACCGCCCGCGCAGCGCCGCCGAGACGCTCGCGACCTCGAGCCCCTCGATGGACATCTCGAAGGCGTCGAACCTGGAGCGCTTCATCTTCGAGCTGCTCGGCCGCGACCCGCAGCGCGTCGTGGCCGCGTGGCGCGACCTCGACGAGCAGGGCTTCTTCGACCTGTCGGCCGAGCAGCCGCGGTTCACCGGCGAGTTCGGCATCCTCAGCGGCACGTCGACGCACGCCGACCGGCTCGCCACGATCCGCTCCGTGCACGAGGCGAGCGGCGAGCTCATCGACCCGCACACGGCCGACGGCGTCAAGGTCGCGCGAGAGCACCTCGAGGAGGGCGTGCCGATGCTCGTGCTCGAGACGGCCAAGCCCGAGAAGTTCTCCGAGACGATCACCGAGGCGACCGGTCTGCGGGTCGCGCTCGGCGACGACCTCGCGGCGATGCTCGACGCCCCGCAGCGGGTCACCGAGATGGCCGACGACGCCGCGGCGCTGCGCGCCTTCATCGAGGCGCGCGCCCTGCGCTGA
- the phnE gene encoding phosphonate ABC transporter, permease protein PhnE — MTSTETRGAREVPTLPIEERARLERAFRIPRTRFLLGIPIALAVLIWSAGGVGFDFVKLGQGAVNMGEFLSRLFPPDFSKIGTILLLLLETLQMAIVGTVLGAILSLVVAFGASANIAPRWLYYPSRWVMNIIRAVPDLVFALMFVSAVGLGPFAGILAMTLGSIGSIGKIFAEAMESVDKGPMVAMEAAGASKRQVIQYGVLPQAAPLLVSYTLLMFEGNVRGATILGLVGAGGIGLELTTAMRMYDYGHLSAIIICIILLVTLIDQGSALIRKRIT, encoded by the coding sequence ATGACGAGCACTGAGACCCGCGGCGCCCGCGAGGTGCCGACGCTGCCGATCGAGGAGCGCGCGCGACTGGAGCGGGCCTTCCGCATCCCGCGCACGCGCTTCCTGCTCGGCATCCCCATCGCCCTCGCGGTGCTGATCTGGTCGGCCGGCGGCGTCGGCTTCGACTTCGTCAAGCTCGGCCAGGGCGCCGTGAACATGGGCGAGTTCCTCTCGCGGCTCTTCCCGCCCGACTTCTCCAAGATCGGCACGATCCTGCTGCTCCTGCTCGAGACGCTGCAGATGGCGATCGTCGGCACCGTGCTCGGCGCGATCCTCTCGCTCGTCGTCGCGTTCGGCGCCTCGGCGAACATCGCGCCGCGATGGCTCTACTACCCGTCGCGCTGGGTCATGAACATCATCCGCGCGGTGCCCGACCTCGTCTTCGCGCTCATGTTCGTCTCGGCCGTCGGGCTCGGGCCGTTCGCCGGCATCCTCGCGATGACGCTCGGCTCGATCGGCTCGATCGGCAAGATCTTCGCCGAGGCGATGGAGTCGGTCGACAAGGGGCCGATGGTCGCGATGGAGGCTGCCGGCGCCTCGAAGCGCCAGGTCATCCAGTACGGCGTGCTCCCCCAGGCGGCGCCGCTGCTCGTCTCGTACACGCTGCTCATGTTCGAGGGCAACGTGCGCGGGGCGACGATCCTCGGCCTCGTCGGCGCCGGCGGCATCGGCCTCGAGCTGACCACCGCGATGCGCATGTACGACTACGGGCACCTCAGCGCCATCATCATCTGCATCATCCTGCTCGTCACCCTGATCGACCAGGGCAGCGCCCTCATCAGAAAGAGAATCACATGA
- a CDS encoding alpha/beta hydrolase, with product MSAVTATDITVEHITFRNADMLWDIAADIYLPAGFDAAGSYPAVVTAHPIGSCKEQTAGNIYATRLAEEGYVAIAFDASFQGASGGTPRRIEDPGQRVEDFRRVVDHLVTLPYVDADRIGVLGVCGGGGYTVNAALTEKRFKAVVSVTGVNYGRLSRDNAALAGGPLALLGTIAQQRSAESKGADAAISASLPPSAEVAQQIGDVDVIEAFDYYCTPRAQHPEGTATFDVAHGAATLGWDAYHLADVLLDQPTLAIVGDKQGAFGAYRDGHDLVARAGRDNVRLVVLEDVSHYDLYDQPKGAGKALDEHIVPFFATNL from the coding sequence GTGAGCGCAGTCACCGCCACCGACATCACCGTCGAGCACATCACCTTCCGCAACGCGGACATGCTGTGGGACATCGCCGCAGACATCTACCTTCCCGCCGGCTTCGACGCCGCAGGGTCCTACCCCGCCGTCGTCACGGCGCACCCGATCGGCTCCTGCAAGGAGCAGACGGCGGGCAACATCTACGCCACGCGCCTCGCCGAGGAGGGCTACGTCGCGATCGCCTTCGACGCCAGCTTCCAGGGCGCGAGCGGCGGCACGCCCCGCCGCATCGAGGACCCGGGCCAGCGCGTCGAGGACTTCCGCCGCGTCGTCGACCACCTCGTCACGCTGCCCTACGTCGACGCCGACCGCATCGGCGTGCTCGGCGTCTGCGGCGGTGGCGGCTACACCGTCAACGCCGCCCTCACCGAGAAGCGCTTCAAGGCCGTCGTGTCGGTCACGGGCGTCAACTACGGCCGCCTGTCGCGCGACAACGCCGCTCTCGCGGGCGGCCCGCTCGCCCTGCTCGGCACGATCGCGCAGCAGCGCTCCGCCGAGTCGAAGGGCGCCGACGCCGCGATCAGCGCCTCGCTGCCGCCGTCGGCCGAGGTCGCCCAGCAGATCGGCGACGTCGACGTCATCGAGGCGTTCGACTACTACTGCACGCCGCGCGCGCAGCACCCCGAGGGCACCGCGACGTTCGACGTCGCGCACGGCGCGGCGACGCTCGGCTGGGACGCCTACCACCTCGCCGACGTGCTGCTCGACCAGCCGACGCTCGCGATCGTCGGCGACAAGCAGGGCGCCTTCGGCGCCTACCGCGACGGGCACGACCTCGTCGCACGCGCGGGACGCGACAACGTCCGGCTCGTCGTGCTCGAGGACGTGTCGCACTACGACCTGTACGACCAGCCGAAGGGCGCCGGCAAGGCGCTCGACGAGCACATCGTGCCGTTCTTCGCGACCAACCTCTGA
- a CDS encoding ester cyclase, with amino-acid sequence MAFTADEIVERHNRGLHERDNALFSSIFADDVAVELPGMSFAGIETLLGVLAAFTTAFPDIKLTPRHVYADENGVAVEQTFTGTHDGPLASAEGEVPPTGRAVTFPMIDTFVLRDGKVVEHRVYYDNQLFLSQLGLA; translated from the coding sequence ATGGCCTTCACCGCTGACGAGATCGTCGAGCGCCACAACCGCGGCCTGCACGAGCGCGACAACGCGCTCTTCTCGAGCATCTTCGCCGACGATGTGGCGGTCGAGCTGCCCGGCATGTCGTTCGCGGGCATCGAGACGCTGCTCGGGGTGCTCGCCGCGTTCACCACGGCGTTCCCGGACATCAAGCTCACGCCCCGTCACGTCTACGCCGACGAGAACGGCGTCGCCGTCGAGCAGACCTTCACGGGCACGCACGACGGTCCGCTCGCGAGCGCGGAGGGAGAGGTCCCGCCGACCGGTCGCGCCGTCACCTTCCCGATGATCGACACCTTCGTGCTGCGCGACGGCAAGGTCGTCGAGCACCGCGTCTACTACGACAACCAGCTGTTCCTCTCGCAGCTCGGCCTCGCCTGA
- the trhO gene encoding oxygen-dependent tRNA uridine(34) hydroxylase TrhO: MATPKIVLFYVFAPLADPEAIRVWQRDLGEALGLRGRVLVSPHGINGTLGGDLPQLKRWARSFRSYAPFRGADVKWSAGTGLDENGRSVDFPKLSVKVRDEIVSFGAPGELRVDEAGVVGGGTRLSPDELHALVAERGDDVVFFDGRNALEAQVGRFRGAVVPPAETTRDFVGLLDSGMFDALKGRPVVTYCTGGIRCEVLSSLMTARGFGEVYQLDGGIVRYGERYGDDGLWEGSLYVFDGRGAIDFSDHAAVIGRCAGCGAATSRTANCPDPSCRRQLVACDDCAAVPCEAHVAPAVPAAYGS, encoded by the coding sequence GTGGCCACCCCCAAGATCGTGCTGTTCTACGTGTTCGCCCCGCTCGCCGATCCCGAGGCGATCCGGGTGTGGCAGCGCGACCTGGGCGAGGCGCTGGGACTGCGCGGGCGCGTGCTCGTCTCGCCGCACGGCATCAACGGCACGCTCGGCGGCGATCTGCCGCAGCTCAAGCGCTGGGCGCGCTCGTTCCGCTCGTACGCGCCGTTCCGCGGCGCCGACGTGAAGTGGAGCGCGGGCACGGGCCTCGACGAGAACGGCCGCAGCGTCGACTTCCCGAAGCTGAGCGTGAAGGTGCGCGACGAGATCGTCTCGTTCGGCGCGCCCGGGGAGCTGCGCGTCGACGAGGCCGGCGTCGTGGGCGGCGGCACGCGACTGAGCCCCGACGAGCTGCACGCGCTCGTCGCCGAGCGCGGCGACGACGTCGTCTTCTTCGACGGGCGCAACGCGCTCGAGGCGCAGGTGGGCCGCTTCCGCGGCGCCGTCGTGCCGCCCGCCGAGACCACGCGCGACTTCGTCGGCCTGCTCGACTCCGGGATGTTCGACGCCCTCAAGGGCCGCCCGGTCGTCACGTACTGCACGGGCGGCATCCGCTGCGAGGTGCTCTCCAGCCTCATGACCGCGCGCGGCTTCGGCGAGGTGTACCAGCTCGACGGCGGCATCGTGCGCTACGGCGAGCGCTACGGCGACGACGGGCTGTGGGAGGGCTCGCTGTACGTCTTCGACGGGCGCGGCGCGATCGACTTCAGCGACCACGCCGCCGTGATCGGCCGCTGCGCCGGCTGCGGCGCGGCCACGAGCCGCACGGCGAACTGCCCCGACCCCTCGTGCCGCCGCCAGCTCGTCGCGTGCGACGACTGCGCGGCGGTGCCGTGCGAGGCGCACGTCGCGCCCGCGGTTCCCGCCGCATACGGTTCATGA
- a CDS encoding flavin reductase family protein produces MPASSSAAGDAPRQLGDAVSADEFKRVFRGHPGGVAVITADAGDGPVALTATSVSSVSAEPPLLIFSVTSSSSAASVLARAETFVVHLLDAHDLELAELAATHGVDRFADTDRWARLVTGEPVYRGTRAWVRCAVIGRMDAGGSTIIAGHALQAQINREVGEGEHGDALIYHNRTWHRLGDATRIDAWR; encoded by the coding sequence ATGCCTGCCTCTTCGTCCGCTGCCGGCGACGCCCCGCGTCAGCTGGGCGACGCGGTCTCCGCCGACGAGTTCAAGCGCGTGTTCCGGGGACACCCCGGAGGCGTCGCGGTCATCACCGCCGACGCCGGCGACGGTCCCGTCGCCCTCACCGCGACGTCGGTCTCGTCGGTGAGCGCCGAGCCGCCGCTGCTGATCTTCTCGGTCACGTCGTCCTCGTCCGCGGCATCCGTCCTCGCCCGCGCCGAGACCTTCGTCGTGCACCTGCTCGACGCCCACGACCTCGAGCTGGCCGAGCTCGCCGCCACGCACGGCGTCGACCGGTTCGCCGACACCGACCGCTGGGCGCGCCTCGTCACGGGCGAGCCCGTCTACCGCGGCACGCGCGCGTGGGTGCGCTGCGCCGTGATCGGACGCATGGATGCCGGCGGCTCGACGATCATCGCCGGCCACGCCCTGCAGGCGCAGATCAACCGCGAGGTCGGCGAGGGAGAGCACGGCGACGCGCTCATCTACCACAACCGCACGTGGCACCGCCTCGGCGACGCGACGCGCATCGACGCCTGGCGCTGA
- a CDS encoding Gfo/Idh/MocA family protein — MDERARWAVLGPGEISGFFARSLRNARLGGLHAVGSRDAVRARAFADEHGARVTGTYDEVIARDDVDAVYIGTVHTTHADLALAALDAGKAVLCEKPAGVTAAETERVLERARERGLPFVEAFKYRFGPFPALVRGLVASGELGALTGATATLGSRVENGLARLTDPATAGGAILDMGCYPVSLAVGLAAWSGALDDLALTDATGIVGDTGVDVHAEATVTFGGAAVRVACSFVEALPRSVTIAGTRGSLEIPNVWGSRAASTDGATLHRVGGTAEPLRADVVDPMAAESDAVILALREGRTEASEMPWAETRATARLLDAWLAALR, encoded by the coding sequence ATGGACGAACGGGCGCGGTGGGCGGTCCTCGGACCGGGGGAGATCAGCGGGTTCTTCGCGCGCTCGCTGCGGAACGCGCGGCTCGGCGGGCTGCACGCGGTGGGCAGCCGTGACGCGGTGCGCGCGCGGGCGTTCGCCGACGAGCACGGTGCCCGGGTCACGGGCACGTACGACGAGGTGATCGCGCGCGACGACGTGGACGCCGTCTACATCGGCACCGTGCACACGACGCACGCCGACCTCGCGCTCGCCGCGCTCGACGCCGGCAAGGCCGTGCTCTGCGAGAAGCCCGCCGGCGTGACGGCGGCCGAGACCGAGCGCGTGCTGGAGCGGGCGCGCGAGCGCGGCCTGCCGTTCGTGGAGGCGTTCAAGTACCGGTTCGGCCCGTTCCCCGCGCTCGTGCGCGGGCTCGTCGCATCGGGGGAGCTGGGCGCGCTCACGGGGGCGACCGCGACGCTCGGCTCGCGCGTCGAGAACGGGCTGGCGCGGCTGACCGACCCGGCCACGGCCGGCGGCGCGATCCTCGACATGGGCTGCTATCCCGTGTCGCTCGCGGTCGGCCTCGCCGCGTGGTCGGGCGCGCTCGACGACCTGGCGCTGACGGATGCGACGGGGATCGTCGGCGACACGGGCGTCGACGTGCACGCGGAGGCGACCGTGACCTTCGGCGGCGCGGCCGTGCGCGTCGCGTGCTCGTTCGTCGAGGCGCTGCCGCGCAGCGTCACGATCGCCGGCACGCGCGGGAGCCTGGAGATCCCGAACGTCTGGGGCAGTCGTGCCGCGAGCACCGACGGGGCGACGCTGCACCGCGTCGGCGGCACGGCCGAGCCGCTGCGCGCCGACGTCGTCGACCCCATGGCCGCCGAGAGCGACGCCGTGATCCTCGCGCTCCGGGAGGGCCGCACCGAGGCCTCCGAGATGCCCTGGGCCGAGACCCGCGCCACCGCCCGCCTCCTCGACGCCTGGCTCGCCGCCCTCCGCTGA
- a CDS encoding sulfurtransferase, with product MSVLITPAELEPLIGTVRVLDVRYRLDAPDGRAPYLEGHVPTAVYVSLDDELSRHGEPAEGRHPLPDTESLQAAARRWGLRTGDTVVVYDDWRSIAAARAWWLLTDAGVADVRILDGGLRAWRAAGLPLEPGDVTPEPGDVILSSGALARLDIDEAAAFPERGVLLDVRAPERYRGESEPLDPVAGHIPGARNAPGPENTDAEGRFLDADALRERFASLGIAVDTPVGVYCGSGLTAAHATVALRIAGVDAALYPGSWSQWANTPGRPAATGPTP from the coding sequence ATGAGCGTTCTCATCACCCCGGCCGAGCTCGAACCCCTGATCGGCACCGTGCGCGTGCTCGACGTGCGCTACCGCCTCGACGCGCCCGACGGGCGCGCGCCCTACCTCGAAGGGCACGTGCCGACGGCCGTGTACGTGAGCCTCGACGACGAGCTGTCACGGCACGGCGAGCCCGCCGAGGGCCGGCATCCGCTCCCCGACACCGAGAGCCTGCAGGCCGCGGCCCGCCGCTGGGGCCTGCGCACGGGCGACACCGTCGTCGTCTACGACGACTGGCGGTCGATCGCCGCCGCGCGGGCATGGTGGCTGCTCACCGACGCGGGCGTCGCCGACGTGCGCATCCTCGACGGCGGGCTGCGCGCGTGGCGCGCCGCCGGCCTGCCCCTCGAGCCGGGCGACGTCACGCCCGAGCCCGGTGACGTGATCCTGTCGAGCGGGGCGCTCGCACGACTCGACATCGACGAGGCGGCCGCGTTCCCCGAGCGCGGCGTGCTGCTCGACGTGCGGGCGCCCGAGCGCTACCGCGGAGAGAGCGAGCCGCTCGACCCGGTCGCCGGGCACATCCCCGGTGCGCGCAACGCTCCGGGACCGGAGAACACGGATGCCGAGGGCCGCTTCCTCGACGCCGACGCGCTGCGCGAGCGGTTCGCGAGCCTCGGCATCGCCGTGGACACGCCCGTCGGCGTGTACTGCGGGTCGGGCCTCACCGCGGCCCACGCCACGGTCGCGCTGAGGATCGCCGGCGTCGACGCGGCGCTGTACCCGGGGTCGTGGAGCCAGTGGGCGAACACCCCCGGCCGGCCGGCCGCGACCGGCCCGACGCCCTGA
- a CDS encoding tyrosine-protein phosphatase — MTTLDIRLSPPVNLRDLGGTPVAGTVVRPGVAIRTDDLSIVTPEYADALVADGLTAVIDLRSPQEAGITGRGPLGAHAVSYHHLPLMSNVGEGMDRERPVLDHAAMGEMYVGMVENAAPQLVTALSVIAHTPGTAAFHCAAGRDRTGVLAAMLLLVLGASDETIVEDYARTGPHMPAIVERTRTVMQPLLLSLGFDLEKQGTVDFGEGSMDVSMHILLSRLRDRHADPLAPLRRAGLSDDTTALLRRRALV; from the coding sequence ATGACGACCCTCGACATCCGCCTCAGCCCTCCGGTCAACCTGCGCGACCTGGGCGGCACGCCCGTCGCCGGCACGGTCGTGCGCCCCGGCGTCGCGATCCGCACCGACGACCTGTCGATCGTCACGCCCGAGTACGCCGACGCGCTCGTCGCCGATGGGCTCACCGCCGTCATCGACCTGCGCAGCCCGCAGGAGGCGGGCATCACGGGCCGCGGCCCGCTGGGCGCGCACGCCGTCTCGTACCACCACCTTCCGCTCATGTCGAACGTCGGCGAGGGCATGGACCGCGAGCGGCCCGTGCTCGACCACGCCGCGATGGGCGAGATGTACGTCGGGATGGTGGAGAACGCCGCCCCGCAGCTCGTCACCGCGCTCAGCGTGATCGCGCACACGCCGGGCACGGCCGCGTTCCACTGCGCGGCGGGGCGCGACCGCACGGGCGTGCTGGCCGCGATGCTGCTGCTCGTGCTCGGCGCCTCCGACGAGACGATCGTCGAGGACTACGCCCGCACGGGCCCCCACATGCCCGCGATCGTCGAGCGCACCCGCACGGTGATGCAGCCCCTGCTCCTCAGCCTGGGCTTCGACCTCGAGAAGCAGGGCACGGTCGACTTCGGGGAGGGATCGATGGACGTCTCGATGCACATCCTGCTGAGCCGTCTGCGCGATCGCCACGCCGACCCGCTCGCGCCGCTGCGCCGCGCCGGGCTGTCCGACGACACGACCGCGCTGCTGCGCCGCCGCGCGCTCGTCTGA
- a CDS encoding MmyB family transcriptional regulator — MPTSTELGEVGGFLRARREELRPEEVGIADADTARRRVRGLRREEVARLAAISPDYYARIEQGRLAPSPPVVDALIEVLRLDDGQIAYVRRLLSYPGREEQLAAKASPGKARVRPQIARLLDRFDRVPALVFGTYLDIVAWNPLAAELLIDFDEVPVEQRNYILLTFTDERMRARYPEWADVARTCVAVLRMAAAADPRNPELVRIVGELSLTSPEFRTWWAERRVAQQNFGTKTVRHPVAGDIRLDWDTFIQVGVPDQQLVLWSVEPGSESEGRLRMLEDVIAARDGAGEGSAGEG, encoded by the coding sequence ATGCCGACGAGCACGGAGCTGGGCGAGGTCGGCGGGTTCCTGCGCGCGCGGCGTGAGGAGCTGCGGCCCGAGGAGGTCGGCATCGCCGACGCCGACACCGCACGCCGCCGCGTTCGCGGGCTCCGCCGCGAGGAGGTCGCCCGGCTGGCGGCCATCAGCCCCGACTACTACGCGCGCATCGAGCAGGGGCGCCTGGCGCCCTCGCCGCCCGTCGTCGACGCGCTCATCGAGGTGCTGCGGCTCGACGACGGACAGATCGCCTACGTGCGCCGCCTGCTCTCCTATCCCGGGAGGGAGGAGCAGCTCGCCGCCAAGGCATCACCGGGAAAGGCCCGCGTGCGCCCGCAGATCGCGCGCCTGCTCGACCGGTTCGACCGGGTGCCGGCGCTCGTCTTCGGCACGTACCTCGACATCGTCGCGTGGAACCCCCTGGCCGCGGAGCTGCTCATCGACTTCGACGAGGTGCCCGTCGAGCAGCGCAACTACATCCTCCTGACCTTCACCGACGAGCGGATGCGGGCCCGCTACCCCGAGTGGGCCGACGTGGCCCGCACCTGCGTCGCGGTGCTGCGCATGGCGGCCGCCGCCGATCCGCGCAACCCCGAGCTCGTGCGGATCGTCGGCGAGCTCTCGCTGACCTCGCCCGAGTTCCGCACGTGGTGGGCCGAGCGGCGCGTGGCCCAGCAGAACTTCGGCACCAAGACGGTGCGCCATCCCGTCGCGGGCGACATCCGGCTCGACTGGGACACGTTCATCCAGGTGGGCGTGCCCGATCAGCAGCTCGTGCTGTGGTCGGTCGAGCCCGGGTCCGAGTCGGAGGGACGGCTCCGGATGCTCGAGGACGTCATCGCCGCACGGGACGGCGCCGGTGAGGGCTCGGCCGGCGAGGGCTGA
- a CDS encoding O-acetylhomoserine aminocarboxypropyltransferase/cysteine synthase family protein produces MTDGFASTQLHRGYVPGTPQNAVAPPIYQTTAYEFASLQDAADLFALRKSGNLYSRNASPTQLIFEERVAALEGGTAAAAVASGQAAVAVALLALAKQGEHVVAANQLYGGTVDLFQETFADWGIDVTFVDQDDLDAWRDAVRPTTRALFAESVTNPTAQVLDVRAIADIAHAAGVPLVIDNTVATPYLQRPGDFGADIIVHSATKYLGGHGTSMGGVVVDIGSFDFGAEPERWPQFTAPYARIKDVVLWERFGPQGQALAVLIKTKYVHDLGPSLSPFNAFQLLQGLETLDLRIQRHSATALAVARFLDGHDAVSRVHHPGLEGNPWHGAVATYLPRGVPAVFSFDIAGTGDAAADRARVHRFVDALRLVKLVANIGDARSLVAHPASMTHSHLTEQQLAEGGISPTTIRLSIGLEDPDDIIADIAQALAA; encoded by the coding sequence ATGACCGACGGATTCGCCTCGACCCAGCTGCACCGAGGCTACGTGCCCGGTACGCCGCAGAACGCGGTGGCGCCCCCCATCTACCAGACCACCGCGTACGAGTTCGCCTCGCTGCAGGACGCCGCCGACCTCTTCGCGCTGCGCAAGTCGGGCAACCTCTACAGCCGCAACGCGAGCCCGACGCAGCTGATCTTCGAGGAGCGGGTCGCCGCGCTCGAGGGCGGCACCGCCGCCGCGGCGGTCGCGTCGGGTCAGGCCGCGGTCGCGGTGGCGCTGCTCGCGCTCGCGAAGCAGGGCGAGCACGTCGTCGCCGCCAACCAGCTCTACGGCGGCACCGTCGACCTGTTCCAGGAGACGTTCGCCGACTGGGGCATCGACGTCACGTTCGTCGACCAGGACGACCTCGACGCGTGGCGCGACGCCGTGCGCCCCACGACGCGCGCGCTGTTCGCCGAGTCGGTCACCAACCCCACGGCGCAGGTGCTCGACGTGCGCGCGATCGCCGACATCGCGCACGCGGCCGGCGTGCCGCTCGTCATCGACAACACCGTCGCCACGCCGTACCTGCAGCGACCGGGCGACTTCGGCGCCGACATCATCGTGCACTCGGCGACCAAGTACCTCGGCGGGCACGGCACGTCGATGGGCGGCGTCGTCGTCGACATCGGCTCGTTCGACTTCGGCGCCGAGCCCGAGCGCTGGCCGCAGTTCACGGCGCCCTACGCGCGCATCAAGGACGTCGTGCTGTGGGAGCGGTTCGGCCCGCAGGGCCAGGCGCTCGCCGTGCTCATCAAGACCAAGTACGTGCACGACCTGGGGCCGTCGCTCTCGCCGTTCAACGCGTTCCAGCTGCTGCAGGGCCTGGAGACCCTCGACCTGCGCATCCAGCGGCACAGCGCCACGGCGCTCGCCGTCGCGCGCTTCCTCGACGGGCACGACGCCGTCTCGCGCGTGCACCACCCCGGGCTCGAGGGGAACCCCTGGCACGGCGCCGTCGCGACCTACCTGCCCCGCGGCGTGCCGGCCGTGTTCTCGTTCGACATCGCCGGCACGGGCGACGCCGCGGCCGACCGCGCGCGCGTGCACCGCTTCGTCGACGCGCTGCGGCTCGTCAAGCTCGTCGCCAACATCGGCGACGCCCGCTCGCTCGTCGCGCACCCGGCATCCATGACGCACTCGCACCTCACCGAGCAGCAGCTCGCCGAGGGCGGCATCTCGCCCACGACGATCCGCCTGTCGATCGGCCTCGAGGACCCGGACGACATCATCGCCGACATCGCGCAGGCGCTGGCGGCGTAG
- a CDS encoding PadR family transcriptional regulator yields MSVRQSLLAILDQGPCYGYQLRTEFDRRTGSTWPLNVGQIYNTLERLERDGLVEKGDTDPQGHVYWRITDAGSAEARAWLDAPVSRAPGTRDELAIKLAVAATLPGADVGTALETQRNATLARLQGLRDDASAEPGTAEELARALVVDWQRSVAEAELRWLDRVEQRLAAAPGLTLGIAAERPRRGRPVRGAAPTA; encoded by the coding sequence ATGTCGGTGCGGCAGAGCCTGCTCGCGATCCTCGACCAGGGGCCGTGCTACGGGTACCAGCTGCGCACCGAGTTCGACCGCCGCACGGGGTCGACCTGGCCGCTCAACGTCGGCCAGATCTACAACACCCTCGAACGCCTCGAGCGCGACGGCCTCGTCGAGAAGGGCGACACCGACCCGCAGGGCCACGTGTACTGGCGCATCACGGACGCCGGCTCCGCCGAGGCCCGTGCCTGGCTCGACGCCCCGGTCTCGCGCGCCCCGGGCACGCGCGACGAGCTCGCGATCAAGCTCGCCGTCGCCGCGACGCTCCCGGGGGCCGACGTGGGCACGGCGCTCGAGACGCAGCGGAACGCGACGCTCGCGCGGCTGCAGGGCCTGCGCGACGACGCCTCGGCGGAGCCCGGCACGGCCGAGGAGCTGGCCCGCGCTCTCGTGGTCGACTGGCAGCGCAGCGTCGCGGAGGCCGAGCTGCGCTGGCTCGATCGCGTCGAGCAGCGCCTCGCCGCCGCACCCGGCCTGACGCTCGGGATCGCGGCCGAGCGGCCCAGGCGCGGCCGCCCCGTGCGCGGCGCCGCGCCGACGGCGTGA